DNA sequence from the Pithys albifrons albifrons isolate INPA30051 chromosome 24, PitAlb_v1, whole genome shotgun sequence genome:
GGGAACGGGGGGATAGCTCAGAGGGAAGAGGGTACAGGGTGGGTAGAAGcgggcacagggggcagagcTGACTGGGAAAGGGGTGGGGGGCAGCTGACAGGggaagggggcacaggggatgcAGTggacagggaagggggaagagggggataGCTCAGAGGGAAGCGGGCACAGGGCGGGTAGAAGCGGGCACAGGGAGGGTAGCAGCGGGCACAGGGCGGGTAGAAGCGGGCACAGGGCGGGTAGAAGCGGGCACAGGGCGGGTAGCAGCGGGCACAGGGCGGGTAGAAGCGGGCACAGGGCGGGTAGAAGCGGGCACAGGGCGGGTAGAAGCgggcacaggggcagagctgaCTGGGAAAGGGGTAGGGGGCGGCTGACAGGAAAAGGGGGCACGGCGGAGATGTCCCTGACTGGGACGGAGACACAGCTGACAGAGAAGGGGTAAGGGGCGGGTGTAGCTCAGAGGAAAGGGGGGCACAGGAGTGTGGCTGACAGGGAAGGGGGCACGGGGTGGGGTGGGGGCGCGGCTGGCAGGGCGGAGGGGGCCCGTTACCTGTCAGGCCTCCCGCTGGCGGGCGCGGCGGGCAGTGGCGGTGGCAGTGCCCGCGGCGAGGCTCCATCCATGCGGGGTGAGGCGGGACGCAGCGCAGGGGCAGCCGGAGGGCCCCCggccgcgccccccgcccccggccctGTTTACCCGGCCCAGCTGTCCGGGGCTCCGCTGCGCCCCCCGCCGCCGCGCACCGCGCATGCGCCACGCCAACTGCGCAACCGCCCCCCGCGCGGCGCCACGCCCCGGCCCCTGCGCAAACGGCGTAAGCGCTGTTCGTGAATACCGCCCCTTCCGCTGCGCCCAGCCCTGCCGAGATTGACAGCTCGCTGAACCAatgggaaggggagaaagagcTTCCTGAGGGATCCGCCAATCGGCGTAGAGGGGCGGGCAGCGAAGGGGCTGCTGGGAGTTGTAGTCACGGAGAGAGGAGTTATGGCCGCTGGTTCCCcgttcccttcccttccccaaacCTGGGGGGGTTAAAGCCCCCCTGAACCCCCTCAGCTTCCCTCAGCTCGAGGTATGAGCTCGGCTGcgaggatggtgaagggcctggaggggaagccataggctgaggtcacttggttcGCCCAGGAGGCTGAAGGGAGCCCTCACTGGggtctgtggctgccccatccctggaagtgtccaaggccaggctggacagggcttggagcaacctgggctgggggaaggtgtccctgcccatggcagggggtggaatgagatggtcctgaaggttcctcccaaccgaaaccattctgtgattttattccTTCCAAGCAGAGCTCCGATCCCTGTCACCAGTGaggagggaacagctggagctgtgccagggcagggtcagggatctcagggaaaggctcttcccccagagggtggtgggcactgaccaggctccccagggcagtgggcacggccccaaggctgccagagctgcaggaaagtttggacagggacagggtgggattgttggggtgtctgtgcagagccaggagctggactggataATCTGGTGGTCCCTTCCAGGTCAGGAGAATCACAcacggtttgggttggaagggaccttaaagcccatctaaTTCCActctcccaggctgctccaagccctgtccaacctgtccttggacactcccagggctggggcagccacagcttctctgggcaccctgtgccagggcctgcccaccctcccagggaaggatttctccccAATATCCATTCCAAACCTGTgttgctccatccctctgaccaCCTTGGGGGCCtcctcaggatattctgtgattctctgaccaTTCCACAGGCAGAGTTGTGACCAAGGCCCTGCAGAAAACCCATCCCAGCGCTTGGTCTTTGCAGCACAACCTGGAAAAGTGAAGCGTGTGAGAAGCAGCTCACAAAGCTGGGgattttttggaaaaaaaagctccTGTGGGAAGAGCCAGGGGGTGGCAGTGTTTGCAAAACCCTTCCCTTTGCCTTGCCCTTCGctggccctggggacaggggggacaggcTGGTGTCCCCTCTAGTCCCAACTCTCTCAATGAGCCCTCCCAAAAACTGTGTATGtgtataaaataaatcaaaacttACCCACTCATCTCTCTGTAATTTATTCTTACAATTAAACATCCCCAAAGTCTATTAATAAAGTGTAATGAATaatataaattttcatttaGATCTTAATTCCCTGGCTCCCAGATAGTCCCAGCTGCACCACGGAAGAAAATTGCTGTTTCCTTATTCCaacagaaggaggaaaagccCCTTAAACCAGACATTATGTGGAAGTCTGAGGCCTCTCCCCTGCACCTCCAGCCTCATAAATGACAGAGCTGCAATGATTTGTCTCCATCTCATACCCCATTAACTTATGCAGCTGTTGTCAAAGTTCTTTACAGAAGATAATTGTTAATTGCTGTCTCTGCATCGGTCCAGAGTCTTTCaattaaacaaataataatTGGGATCTGTCACCACCATCCTTACAAAAGggttttatcttcttttctcAGAGACCATCCCCATGGGGACCTAAAGCTCCACACAGAAAATCGGGCAGGCTTTGGATGCCCTTGACATGGAAGTTTTTTCTGGTTGATGGAGAGAAAATTGGGGCACAGGagcctgatttctttttcaagctggtgacaggcaggaataacagggctggggacaaggaGGACTTGCTCGTTCTGACTGTCAGAGCTGAAGTTTCCTGCTGCACTGGAAAAGTGGGAATGGAAACAAGGTATTCTCCTGCAGGATAAGCACCACCTGGGAAAGTATCCTCATGGAATGGGGCTGTGGGTTTTCACTTCTAGGAAAGCTGCAGGGAGCAAGCAATAAAACTGCCTGAGAGCTGGCCTTGCCCTTTTTACAGTGtttgaaggaaaacaatttaATTCAGAAGGCATTTTTAACACTTTCAGTAAATCTGACTCCTTTTCCATCCTCAATCTGTGctacacagaagaaaacaaacctcaGTGTAAAAAACACCCACAACAGGCACATAAAATTCAATTTTACACCCTGTGCCATAGTTAGGATGTCCCAGAGTGCAAGTGCACAAGTTCACAGACGTGGATCTTACTCTGTAAGCAACGTGGTTTGTCCTGCAGGCACCTGGAGCTGGACTAGGATTTGTCTCCAGGTTGGAATGGTCAGGGCAGAGCAGTTGGGATAAAACCCACACATCTTTTActttctgctctgctgtttaTTGGGGCAgatcagagaaacagaaaataatttgagaGAAAGCCTGACCTGCCCCCACGTCACTCAGGCAACTGTGAGTTGCAAGTGGGGATGGGAGaacaggaaaaaggggaaacagAGAGGCAGTGGTGCCAAGTTCATCCTAAATGCACAAGGATGAGAAAGAAAGGGCTGGGTCAGGTATAGAAATGAACTGTAAGGGTATAGAAACATTCTTGTAGCCAGCAGTGCACAGCAAGGGCTGCTGTCCTGGTTTCTGTGAgtagagagagtgctcaggaattggaatgggctgcccagagagggggtggattccccatccctgaaggtttttaaactgagcttggccgtggcactgagtgccatgatctggtaaagggactggagttggaccaagggttggagttgatgatctcagaggtcttttccaacccaatccattctgtgattctatggatgtggcactgagtgagaatccaccatgtcttgatccaaccccactgtgatcaccagcccagggcacagagtgccctgggctggtgatcacagtggggttggatcaaggattggacttgctgatctcggaggtcttttccaacccaatccattctgtgattctatgaaatgggCTGCCCATCCCCTGCACAACCTCAGCACACACTTCCCTTTGGGTGTCTACCTGGATTTCCTCCCTGTGCAGTGTAAATGAGGATTAACATCTGCCCACCCTGTTTGCCGACGGATCCAGGCACGAGGAGGTAGAAAAACCTGACCCAGTTATTTCACAGGAACATTGTACCTGTTTTAGCTTCCAGGaactgtttctgaaaacaaagcagccCCCGTGGTTTTGCCTCGGCGAGTCTCTCATTGCACAGTCCTGCCTCAACCCAAACTGTACCAACTGCATTGCCTCGGCTCAGGCTCCTCACCCAGTTATGACTAAGCCCTTTCAAAACGAGAAATGCTTCAGGATTTCTTGCCTAATTGCTAAAACAGATTAATTTGAATATCCAGCACATAACTGAGCGGAAGAGAGGAATTGACACACCTAGCTGGTTCCTGCTGGGGCTGATGATTCGCTTTAATTGATGGGTCACATTTTGGGGATGATTTCCAACGAGGATctgcagcaggggctgctgggctcccctcctgcctgctgggaagggctgcaTTCCCTGCAGCCTTCCAAGCACCAGCACTTTGAGAGCTTAAATCAAGAATGCAACCCATGCAAACCAGCAGGTGTAACCTTCAAACTCGAGGTTTAGCTGCCACATGTCATGGAAAGTGCCTGTGCCTTCCCCACACAGTGCCCCCCAAGGATTAGGGGCTGCATCTTTACCAAAAGGTCCCTGGGCTCCCAAAGTTTAGCTAAACCAGGTCAAAACTCCCGCTGGTCTGGATTGTTCTGACCACACACACGCACGTGACGTTCAGGATGTTGGGAGCAGAGCCAAGAAATCAGGGTGGCTCAGCCCAGCCACACAGTGCCAAGCAACCCCCTCCACGCTACTCCAGTGGTTTTATTGGAGCCTTATCAGATTTCCTGGTGACTCAGACCTGGAGGGTGACCAGGGCAAAGGGCACAGCTGCACCAGCAAGCACAGATGGGGTTACAGCTCCCTGTAGGGCCAGAATAGCAGCCAAAGCCCACCAGAcgcccctgtgccccccaaatcctcccatCCCGGAGCTCTCCCGCCCCCACTGACAAGCA
Encoded proteins:
- the LOC139682280 gene encoding uncharacterized protein, encoding MDGASPRALPPPLPAAPASGRPDSQLCPCARFYPPCARFYPPCARFYPPCARCYPPCARFYPPCARFYPPCARCYPPCARFYPPCARFPLSYPPLPPSLSTASPVPPSPVSCPPPLSQSALPPVPASTHPVPSSL